AGCAATCGAAAAAGCAGGACTGGTTATCTCGGGTACATCCCCGGATGGACGTCTGGTTGAGATCGTGGAACTTCCAGGACACCCATGGTTCCTGGCGGTACAATTCCATCCGGAATTCACTTCCCGTCCGAACCGTCCGCAACCATTGTTCCGTGAATTCGTGAAAGCTTCATTGGAGAATGTAAAGAAATAATAATGTTTTAGTGTTGACGTAATAGATATTGGGATGTTCAAGGCAACCGAAGCGGATGCCTTGAACATCCCTTTTTTTTGCGTAAAAAGCAGTCTGAATTGCTTTTTGTCATTTTGTGAAAGTAGCAGGATTTTAATGGAAGAGGTAGAATACTTATCATGACGACTATGGGATAGTTATCCAGATTCGAAGACGTATATGCTTTCCTAATTCTAGGGGGTTACAGAGTGGAAGATAAAAAAGTTTTGATTGTTGATGACCAGAATGGAATCCGAATCCTGTTAATGGAAGTGTTCAGCAGTGAAGGGTATAACACCTTTCAAGCACCCAACGGCAAGGTTGCTCTGGAGATTGTAAATAATGACAAGCCTGACCTGGTATTGCTCGATATGAAGATTCCTGGGATGGACGGTCTGGAAATCCTGAAGCATATTAAAGAAATTGATCCGGGTATCAAGGTGATTATGATGACCGCATATGGTGAACTGGACATGATTAAGGAAGCCACGGATCTCGGAGCGCTCATGCACTTTACGAAACCGTTTGATATCGACGAGATGCGAGTGGCTGTTAATATGCAACTGCGCAATGGTACTGCCAATAAATGCAGCTGAATCCTGTTGATACAGGATTTTTTTGCGTGTGGAGAACATAGATGGTACTTGGTGGGGAGAATGGGGTATTTCACCGCTTTATCCGGGGAATATTGGGAATGGGCAAGTTATA
The window above is part of the Paenibacillus sp. 1781tsa1 genome. Proteins encoded here:
- a CDS encoding response regulator — encoded protein: MEDKKVLIVDDQNGIRILLMEVFSSEGYNTFQAPNGKVALEIVNNDKPDLVLLDMKIPGMDGLEILKHIKEIDPGIKVIMMTAYGELDMIKEATDLGALMHFTKPFDIDEMRVAVNMQLRNGTANKCS